The genomic DNA CAGGCTTCACGTTCAGCTTTCGCAAACGTACGCGGCGCGTGCGGCCACAGGATTACCGCTTCGCGCGTTGAACCGGCACACTCATTACCCGCCGCCGCTCAGTAACTGCAACAGCTCCCACAGAAACTTCACGACGATCACGATCAGTTCCCACAGCCGATAGAGCGGCTTCCAGTCCAGCACGCGCAGAAGGGACTCGATCATGGCTATCGTCAGAAAAAGTGAAGGCCGCGATTCGTGGTTCGATCACGCGCGACGCCTCGCGCGTCGCGCAACCTCAAACCGCCATCACGGCCCGCTTGCGCTCCGCGCGCTGCATGAAGAAGTTCGCCGCGACGACGCCAACCGTGACGACCGCGATGAACAGCGTCGCGAGCGCATTCATCTCCGGGTTCAGGCCGAGGCGCACGCGCGAGAACACGACGAGCGGCAAGGTCGTCGAGCCAGGACCCGACAGGAACGCTGAGAGCACGAGGTCGTCGATCGACAGCGTGAACGACAGCAGCCAGCCCGACACCAGCGCCTGCGAAATCAGCGGCAACGTGACGGAGAAGAACACGCGCAGCGGTGTCGCGCCGAGGTCGAGCGCGGCTTCCTCGAGCGACGGATGCAGCTCCCGCACGCGCGACTGCACGATGATCGCGACGTACGAAATACACAGCATCACGTGACCGATCCAGATCGTGAAGATGCCGCGTTCGGCCGGCCAGCCGATCCAGCGCGCCATTTCGATGAACAGCAGCAGGAGCGAGATACCCTGAATGACTTCGGGAATCACCAGCGGCGCGTTGATCATGCCTGTGTACAGCGTGAAGCCGCGAAAGCGCCCCATGCGCGCGAGCACGAAACCGGCCCACGTGCCGATGATGACCGACGCGAACGCCGTCAACAAGCCAATGCGCAACGACAGCCACGCGGACGCAATGAGTTCGTCGTCGCTCAACAGCGCCACATACCAGCGCGTCGAAAAGCGCGTCCACACCGTGACAAGTTGCGATTCGTTGAACGAATACACGACGAGGCTGACGATCGGGATATATAGAAACAGAAAGCCGATGCCCAGAGCGATCAGCTGCAGCATGCGATTGGGCTTCATCGGCGGCCCTCCTCCAATGCCTTCGCCTGCGCTTGCTGGAACAGCGCCATCGGCACCAGCAGCAACACCACCATCGCGCACGTGACGGCGGACGCCATCGGCCAGTCGGCGTTGTCGAAGAACTCATTCCACATCACGCGGCCGATCATCAGCGTGTTCGCGCCGCCGAGCAGCTCGGGAATCACGTACTCGCCGACCGCCGGAATGAACACCAGCAGACAGCCCGCGATGATGCCGTTCTTCGACAGCGGCAGCGTGATCTGCCAGAACGCCTTCCACGGCTTCGCGCCGAGGTCGTACGCGGCTTCCAGCAAGGTCAGGTCCATTTTCACGAGATGCGCGTAGAGCGGCATCACGAGAAACGGCAGGTATGAATAGACCATGCCGATATAGACCGCCGTATTCGTGTGATACAGCTCGATCGGCGAATGGATCAGCCCGATCGACATCAGGAAATTATTCAGCAATCCGTTGTTCTTCAGAATGCCGATCCATGCGTACACGCGGATCAGGAACGACGTCCAGAACGGCAGCATCACGGCCATCATCAGCAGATTGCGGGTGGCCGGATTCGAGCGCGCGATGTAATAAGCCATCGGATAGCCGATCAGCAGACACAGCACGGTCGAAATCGCCGCGACCACGACCGAATTCACATAGGTCGCGAAGTACAGGCTGTCGGTCAGCAGAAACGCGTAGTGCGACAGATCGAGCGTGATGTGCAGCGCGTTTTCCGCGAATTTGACGAGCTGCGTGTACGGCGGAATGCCGAGCTGAGAATCGGCAAAGCTGATCTTCACGACCAGCAGGAACGGCACGAGGAAAAACAGCAGCAGCCAGATGAACGGCCCCGCCACCACCGCGGTATGGCCACTGAGCTTCAGACGCCGCGCCGGCCATGCGAAAAACGAGGCAAGCGCTTCTTTCATGATGTCAGCACCACGCCGGCCGATGCGCTCCAGCGCACGTACACCTCGTCGCCCCAGGTCGGCGGCTCGATCTCGGTGAGCGCGAGGCTCGTCACGTTCGCGATCACGGTCTTGCCGCCGTCGAGCTTCACGTGATACAGCGAATAGCCGCCCATGTACGCGATATTCGTGACGACGCCCTTGCCCCAGTTGTGCGCGCCCTCAGGCGGCTTACGCGTGAGCGCGATGCGTTCGGGCCGCACCGAGATCGTCACCGGCATGCCGAGCGGACCGGTGATGCCGTGATTGACGTGCAAATGGCACGGCAGATCCGACGTTTCGATGAACACGTGATCGGGTTCGTCCTCGATCGTATGGCCGTCGAACAGATTGGTCGAGCCGATGAACTCCGCCGAGAAACGGCTGTTCGGATACTCGTAGACCTCATGCGGCGTGCCGAGCTGCACGATCTGGCCTTCGCTCATCACGGCGAGGCGGTCGGCCATCGTCATCGCTTCTTCCTGATCGTGCGTGACCATCATGCAGGTGACGCCGACCTGGTCGAGAATGTTGACGAGCTCGATCTGCGTGCGCTGGCGGATCTGCTTGTCGAGCGCCGACATCGGCTCGTCGAGCAGCAGGAGCTTCGGCCGCTTGACGAGCGAACGCGCGAGCGCGGCGCGCTGCTGCTGCCCGCCCGACAGCTGATGCGGCTTGCGCTTCGCGAAGCGGCCCATCTGCACGAGTTCGAGCGCATTGTGCACGCGGTCTTTCAGCTCGGCCTTCGGCACGCCTTCCTGCTTCAGGCCGAACGCGACGTTCGCCTCGACCGTCATATGCGGAAAGAGCGCGTACGACTGGAACATCATGTTGACCGGCCGGCGATACGGCGGCAGTTGCGCGAGGTCTTCGCCATCGATCAGGATCTTGCCCGACGTCACGGTTTCGAGCCCGGCCATCATGCGCAGCAAGGTCGACTTGCCGCAGCCCGAGCTGCCGAGCAGCGCGAACAGCTCGCCCTTCCTGACCGTCAGGTTGACCCCTCTGACCGCGACGGTCTCGCCGAACTTCTTCACGACGTCGACGATCTGGATGAACTGGTCCGCTGCGTCGCCTGTAACGGTATTCGGGCCCGTCGACGGCACGGCCGTCCCGGCCAGCGCGCCAGCCTGGTCACTACTCATCATAATGCTGCTTCACTCCGGCGTTTGACGAACAAAGCCCCCGGCGAACACCGAGGGCTTCATGATGCTGCTTATTCTGTGTATATGCCGCGCTTAGCGGCCGGACTTGTACTCAGTCCACAGCCGCGTTTGCAGCCGCTGGATTTCCTGCGGCAGCGGCTTCAACAGGAACAGCGTCTTGATCGTTTCTGGTGACGGGTACACGGCCGGATCGTTCGCGACATCCTTGTCCACGTACTTGCGTGCTTCCATATTGACGCTCGGGTAGTACACGGCGTTGGTGATCGCGGCGTGCACCTGCGGCGTCTCGATGTAGTTGATCCACTCGAGCGCGGCTTCCTTGTGCTTCGCGTCCTTCGGAATCGCCATCACGTCGAACCATACCGGCGCGCCGCCCTTCGGCACGAAGTACTCGATCTTGTACGGCTTCTTCGCCTCGATCGCGCGATGCTTGGCGATCACGACGTCGCCCGACCAGCCGTATGCGAAGCAGACGTCGCCGCCGACGAGGTCGTTGATATAGCCCGACGAGTTGAACTGCGTGATGTACGGGCGGATCTTCTTGAGCATCTCGAGCGCGGCGTGGTAGTCGGCCGGGTTCGTGCTCATCGGGTCCTTGCCCATGTAGTGCAGCGCGGCCGCGAACATCTGGTCCGGCGCGTCGAGCACCGACACGCCGCAGGCCTTTAGCTTCGAGATGTTTTCCGGCTTGAACAGGATGTCCCAGTTATCGAGCGGCACGTTCTTGCCGAGGATCTGCTGGACCTTGTTCACGTTGTAGCCGAGGCCGGTGGTGCCGTAGGCCCAGGGCACCACGTACTTGTTGCCCGGATCGGCACCGGCGACGAGCGCCATCAGCGACGGGTCGAGGTACTTCAGGTTCGGCAGCTTCGATTTGTCGAGCGGCTCGAAGATACCCGCGGCGATCTGCTTGCCCGCATAGTTGCTGGTCGGCACGACGATGTCGTAGCCCGAGTTGCCGGTGAGCAGCTTGGCCTGCAGGGTGTCGTCGCTGTCGTAGTTGTCGTACTTGACCTGGACGCCGGTCTGTTTCGTGAAGTTCGAGATCGTGTCCTTCGCGATGTAGTCGGACCAGTTATAAACGTTGAGCTGCGTATCCTTCGCAGCGGCCGTCAACCACGGCGCCGCGCACAAGATCAGCGCCGCCGCATGCCCCACTATCCGTTTGTTCATCCCGTTCTCCGATTGTCTCGTCACTCAAGCCGCGGCCTCGCGCGCACGGTCCCCTGAAAACCCCGAAAACTACCATCAATTATTGCTCGCTCCAAAAAAAACCCGGAGCTGTCGTGCAAACGGTACAGACTTTGGCCGCACCACTGCAAAATGGGCGCAATTTTAACGGGTTATCGGCCCGTGTCTACCGAAAAATACGCGCGCGGCGGCCGCGCGTGATCCGTGCTGCGCGCGGGCTGCGAGGGTTTTGTCGTGTCGCTGTCACCTGGTTGTCAGGTCGACGTCGGCGCGCACCCGGGTGGTGCGCCGGCGGGTCCCGCAGCGGTGCTCGACGGCGCCTCGCGGTGCTGATCGGCTTCGGCGTGCGGAGCACCTTTCGTGGCCCGCGCCGCCGTGCAGGCCCGAATGCTCCTATCATGATCTTTTGATGCGTGGCGCGTGATGTCGTCTCGCGACGGCAGCCCGCCCGTTGCGCGCATGCAATGGGCATGTGACTTGCAACAGGATGTACTTCCCTGAAGCTCAGGTACCGATGAACACCAATCCTTTCGCGATGCGTCCCAACCGCGGCCGGCGTCTGCCGGGCGATCCGACGCGTCCGGCGCACTGGTTCTCGTTCCTCGGCGCCGGCGCGCTGATCGCGGTCGGCTATATCGATCCCGGCAACTGGGCGACCGCGCTCGGCGCCGGCGCGGGCTACGGCTACCGCCTGCTCGGCATCGTGCTGCTGTCGAGCCTGATGGGAATGCTGATGCAGTGGCTGTCGTCCCGGCTCGGCGTGGTGAGCGGGCGCGACCTCGCGCAGTTGTGCCGCGAGCGCAACGGCCGGCGCACCACGGTATTCCTGTGGCTGACCAGCGAAGTCGCGATCATCGCCGTCGACGTCGCCGAGGTGGTCGGCAGCGCGGTCGCGCTGCAACTGCTGCTCGGCGTGTCGCTGACGGTCGGCGTGCTGATGTCGGCGGTCTGCACCTTCGCGCTGCTCGCGCTCCAGCAGAAAGGCGGCCGCAGGCTCGAAGCGGTGGTCGCCGCGCTGATCGGCTTCGTCGGCTTGTGCTTCGTCGTGCAGCTCGCGCTCGCGC from Paraburkholderia sp. HP33-1 includes the following:
- a CDS encoding ABC transporter permease subunit translates to MKPNRMLQLIALGIGFLFLYIPIVSLVVYSFNESQLVTVWTRFSTRWYVALLSDDELIASAWLSLRIGLLTAFASVIIGTWAGFVLARMGRFRGFTLYTGMINAPLVIPEVIQGISLLLLFIEMARWIGWPAERGIFTIWIGHVMLCISYVAIIVQSRVRELHPSLEEAALDLGATPLRVFFSVTLPLISQALVSGWLLSFTLSIDDLVLSAFLSGPGSTTLPLVVFSRVRLGLNPEMNALATLFIAVVTVGVVAANFFMQRAERKRAVMAV
- a CDS encoding polyamine ABC transporter substrate-binding protein, which codes for MNKRIVGHAAALILCAAPWLTAAAKDTQLNVYNWSDYIAKDTISNFTKQTGVQVKYDNYDSDDTLQAKLLTGNSGYDIVVPTSNYAGKQIAAGIFEPLDKSKLPNLKYLDPSLMALVAGADPGNKYVVPWAYGTTGLGYNVNKVQQILGKNVPLDNWDILFKPENISKLKACGVSVLDAPDQMFAAALHYMGKDPMSTNPADYHAALEMLKKIRPYITQFNSSGYINDLVGGDVCFAYGWSGDVVIAKHRAIEAKKPYKIEYFVPKGGAPVWFDVMAIPKDAKHKEAALEWINYIETPQVHAAITNAVYYPSVNMEARKYVDKDVANDPAVYPSPETIKTLFLLKPLPQEIQRLQTRLWTEYKSGR
- a CDS encoding ABC transporter ATP-binding protein, which codes for MSSDQAGALAGTAVPSTGPNTVTGDAADQFIQIVDVVKKFGETVAVRGVNLTVRKGELFALLGSSGCGKSTLLRMMAGLETVTSGKILIDGEDLAQLPPYRRPVNMMFQSYALFPHMTVEANVAFGLKQEGVPKAELKDRVHNALELVQMGRFAKRKPHQLSGGQQQRAALARSLVKRPKLLLLDEPMSALDKQIRQRTQIELVNILDQVGVTCMMVTHDQEEAMTMADRLAVMSEGQIVQLGTPHEVYEYPNSRFSAEFIGSTNLFDGHTIEDEPDHVFIETSDLPCHLHVNHGITGPLGMPVTISVRPERIALTRKPPEGAHNWGKGVVTNIAYMGGYSLYHVKLDGGKTVIANVTSLALTEIEPPTWGDEVYVRWSASAGVVLTS
- a CDS encoding ABC transporter permease subunit, producing MKEALASFFAWPARRLKLSGHTAVVAGPFIWLLLFFLVPFLLVVKISFADSQLGIPPYTQLVKFAENALHITLDLSHYAFLLTDSLYFATYVNSVVVAAISTVLCLLIGYPMAYYIARSNPATRNLLMMAVMLPFWTSFLIRVYAWIGILKNNGLLNNFLMSIGLIHSPIELYHTNTAVYIGMVYSYLPFLVMPLYAHLVKMDLTLLEAAYDLGAKPWKAFWQITLPLSKNGIIAGCLLVFIPAVGEYVIPELLGGANTLMIGRVMWNEFFDNADWPMASAVTCAMVVLLLVPMALFQQAQAKALEEGRR